The following coding sequences are from one Sesamum indicum cultivar Zhongzhi No. 13 linkage group LG11, S_indicum_v1.0, whole genome shotgun sequence window:
- the LOC105173785 gene encoding uncharacterized protein LOC105173785 gives MIDEASRKAIVEYERRTATPLVKETARRQLFENVEPIRESRVQGEHEHRSKRPASSDAGSSSHGRAKRREPVISRAEVESVGKQIHSLNKQIDELKKRGEIVAQNKNSPFCNEILVQTVEPGFRVPDLRRYDGMRDPQEHVAAFEMVMNLYGQSAPIMAKLFATTLTGKAQEWFTNLPRGSIESYEQLVQKFNFHFASKKKQKRSATHLFNIRQREDETLKNFMGRFNNETLEVQELRIDMLVSILIHGHRKGSFASALARDPPYDVEQLMAIAQKYIDEEEMNAMKDSERREREYVPRRPHEGRGGGNDKPKMEKRKEPKYVPKYHNYTPLAMSREKALMMVENADVLKWPRHTRYTPTKKISNKYCRFHRERGHSTEECYQLKDEIERLVRQGHFRDRVPPNCKIGGGGRRSRSRSPDRDRNPGPSRTDKPPMGGNNAPTKGIIYTIAGGSTAGDSSRTRKRCARTAGSVRQKEFVLKVEGEEAISFNSSDRLEDGGGENDPMVIKLDIANFTVHKVLIDSGSSADIIFKNVVDRMGLENARLEPVKTPLVGFGGSEVASLGTIELPVSMGEEPKRKTLMVKFLVVDTPFTYNVILGRPGLNSFRAVISTYHMKMKFPTEYGIGEVSCDQKEARKCYNLSIKGEPRSKKQKVREDAEPRPYEAEHLKPSEEYKAIQLATEDPSKTTRIGSSMKEGEMAMIDFLRKNADMFAWNPSDFTGIDPEVIVHRLNVDPTARPVQQRKRNFSKEKNDAIRQEVEKLLKAGYISEIQYTSWLSNVVLVPKSSGKWRMCVDFTDLNKACPKDPYPLPRIDTMVDSTVGFELFSMMDAYQGYHQIQLAEEDRDKTSFVTDKGIYCYNMMPFGLKNAGATYQRLVNKMFGDLLGRTMEVYVDDMLVKSKRSQDHIEDLSQAFSIMRSHGMKLNPDKCTFGVTGGKFLGYMISERGIEANPEKIQAIMGLRSPSSIKDMQKLTGKIASLGRFISRSADRSLPFFKALRKPKSFAWTQECEQALQELKEYLTKPPLLANPKEGETLFLYLGVSENAVSSVLIREEANNQNPVYYVSKMLQGAELRYSEMEKLALALVVTARKLRPYFQSHKIVVLTNHPLKHVMSRPEASGRLIKWAVELGQHDIEYQPRTAQKAQVLADFITELSSDPKESEAPDHTCSKWMLHVDGSSNANNGGAGILIQGPEGIVIEVAARLSFPVTNNEAEYEALVLGLELAYEAGARDLEVFTDSQLIAMQIEGAYETRERTMTQYKEIAQQLMGKFNGCTVSQVPRAENDKADALSKFGAAMDGIRDRKITAVVRDRSALTRGTEIQVVSEAESWTSEIIRYLGEGILPNDPQAAKRVKFRATRFTLLDGQLYKRTVDGPLLKCLEGERALYVMREIHEGSCSNHSGARSLAQKVMRQGYFWPTLVEDSKNLVRKCESCQKYASLIHQPATPMEPIKIACPFDQWGIDIVGPFPPAQAQKKFIIVAVEYFSKWVEAEAVAKISEREVINFIWKNIICRFGIPRILISDNGTQFQGKKITEWCKELKIAQHFTAVANPQANGQTEVTNRTILQHLKTRLETKGSWVDELPGVLWAYRTTPRTATGETPFCLVYGTEAIIPAEIGEESQRVMQYEPEANQAERNFDLTVIEEKREAAYARILHHKGLMMKSHDRRIRPRQLQVGDLVLKKVEASKHVGKLEPPWEGPYKVTEIRKKGTYRLQDMQGRDLPRPWNIQNLKKFYA, from the coding sequence ATGATAGACGAGGCAAGCAGAAAGGCTATAGTAGAATATGAACGGAGAACAGCAACCCCCCTGGTCAAAGAAACTGCTAGAAGGCAGTTATTTGAAAACGTGGAGCCAATAAGAGAGTCTAGAGTCCAGGGAGAACATGAGCACCGCAGTAAGCGACCGGCATCATCCGATGCAGGTTCCAGCAGCCATGGACGCGCAAAAAGAAGAGAGCCGGTCATATCCAGGGCCGAAGTGGAGAGCGTGGGCAAACAGATACATAGCTTGAACAAACAGATAGACGAGTTGAAGAAACGAGGGGAGATCGTAGCGCAAAACAAGAACTCCCCTTTCTGTAACGAAATCCTCGTTCAGACCGTTGAGCCCGGATTCAGAGTACCCGATCTGAGGAGGTATGATGGGATGAGAGACCCCCAGGAGCATGTGGCTGCCTTTGAGATGGTGATGAATCTTTACGGACAATCTGCCCCGATAATGGCAAAATTGTTCGCGACCACACTGACGGGGAAAGCCCAGGAATGGTTCACGAACCTACCCCGTGGAAGCATCGAGTCCTACGAACAACTCGTGCAAAagtttaattttcattttgcaagcaagaagaaacagaagagGTCGGCTACTCATCTGTTCAACATCCGACAAAGAGAAGATGAAACGCTGAAAAATTTCATGGGCCGATTCAACAATGAGACCCTGGAGGTGCAAGAACTGAGGATTGACATGCTTGTGAGTATCCTCATACATGGACATAGGAAGGGATCTTTCGCCTCCGCCCTCGCGCGCGACCCGCCCTACGATGTTGAGCAATTGATGGCGATAGCACAGAAATATATTGACGAGGAGGAGATGAACGCGATGAAAGATTCGGAGCGAAGGGAGCGTGAGTATGTTCCCAGACGACCTCACGAAGGAAGAGGGGGAGGAAATGACAAACCAAAAATGGAGAAACGGAAGGAGCCTAAGTACGTGCCAAAATATCACAACTACACTCCCTTAGCCATGTCCCGGGAGAAGGCTCTGATGATGGTAGAAAATGCTGATGTGCTGAAATGGCCTAGACATACGAGGTACACTCCCACCAAGAAGATATCTAACAAGTACTGCCGCTTCCATCGGGAGAGAGGACACAGCACAGAAGAATGCTACCAACTAAAAGACGAGATCGAAAGGCTCGTTCGGCAGGGGCATTTCCGAGATCGCGTGCCCCCAAACTGTAAAATTGGTGGGGGAGGAAGGAGAAGCAGATCGAGAAGCCCGGACCGAGACAGAAATCCGGGCCCATCCAGGACAGACAAACCCCCGATGGGTGGAAACAACGCACCCACTAAAGGCATCATATACACCATCGCGGGAGGATCAACTGCGGGCGATTCGAGTCGAACACGGAAAAGATGCGCCCGAACAGCCGGATCGGTGCGACAGAAAGAATTCGTGCTGAAGGTGGAGGGTGAAGAGGCCATCTCATTCAATAGCTCGGATCGGTTGGAGGACGGAGGAGGAGAGAACGACCCCATGGTCATCAAGCTTGACATCGCGAACTTCACCGTCCATAAAGTGTTGATAGACAGTGGGAGCTCGGCAgacatcattttcaaaaatgtCGTGGATCGGATGGGGCTGGAGAATGCGAGGCTCGAGCCCGTGAAAACCCCGCTGGTCGGATTCGGAGGAAGTGAAGTGGCCTCGCTGGGGACGATAGAGCTGCCGGTGTCCATGGGCGAGGAGCCGAAGAGAAAAACGCTGATGGTCAAATTTCTAGTGGTTGATACCCCATTTACGTACAATGTCATACTGGGTCGGCCGGGGTTAAATTCGTTCAGGGCGGTTATCTCCACATACCATATGAAGATGAAATTCCCCACCGAATATGGAATCGGGGAGGTATCATGCGACCAGAAGGAGGCTCGCAAATGCTACAACTTGTCGATAAAGGGAGAGCCGAGGTCGAAGAAACAGAAGGTCAGGGAGGACGCGGAGCCCCGACCGTATGAAGCCGAACACCTGAAACCCAGCGAGGAATACAAGGCTATTCAGCTCGCCACAGAGGACCCCAGCAAGACGACCAGGATAGGGTCCAGCATGAAAGAAGGGGAGATGGCCATGATAGattttctaagaaaaaatGCGGATATGTTCGCGTGGAACCCGTCGGATTTCACCGGGATCGACCCGGAGGTGATCGTACATCGGTTGAATGTAGACCCCACTGCTCGACCTGTGCAgcagaggaaaagaaatttcagTAAGGAAAAGAACGATGCTATACGGCAAGAGGTCGAGAAGCTGCTGAAAGCTGGATATATATCGGAAATCCAATACACGAGCTGGCTCTCCAATGTAGTGCTCGTCCCGAAATCTTCAGGAAAATGGCGAATGTGTGTGGATTTCACGGATCTGAACAAGGCGTGCCCTAAAGACCCGTACCCGCTGCCCCGGATCGACACCATGGTGGATTCGACCGTTGGGTTCGAACTCTTTTCAATGATGGACGCATATCAGGGATATCACCAGATCCAACTGGCAGAAGAGGATAGAGACAAAACCTCCTTCGTCACAGATAAAGGGATTTATTGCTACAACATGATGCCCTTTGGACTGAAGAATGCAGGGGCAACCTACCAGCGATTGGTTAATAAGATGTTCGGGGACCTGCTCGGAAGAACCATGGAAGTATATGTTGACGACATGTTGGTCAAGAGTAAGAGGTCGCAGGACCACATTGAAGATCTCTCTCAAGCATTCAGCATAATGAGGTCGCATGGAATGAAACTCAACCCGGACAAATGCACATTTGGGGTGACAGGTGGAAAATTCTTGGGGTATATGATCAGCGAAAGAGGGATAGAAGCGAATCCAGAAAAGATACAAGCCATTATGGGCCTGAGGTCGCCGAGTTCGATCAAAGACATGCAGAAGCTTACCggaaaaattgcatctttGGGCAGGTTCATATCGCGATCGGCAGATAGAAGCCTACCATTTTTCAAAGCTTTAAGGAAACCCAAGAGTTTCGCGTGGACTCAAGAGTGCGAACAGGCTTTGCAAGAATTGAAGGAGTACCTCACCAAACCCCCTCTGCTCGCAAATCCTAAAGAGGGCGAGACACTATTCTTGTATCTTGGAGTGTCCGAAAACGCGGTTAGCTCCGTGCTGATAAGGGAAGAGGCTAACAATCAGAATCCAGTCTACTATGTCAGTAAAATGCTCCAAGGGGCGGAATTGCGATATTCAGAGATGGAGAAGCTCGCTCTGGCATTAGTGGTGACTGCCCGGAAGCTGCGGCCATATTTCCAGTCGCATAAAATAGTAGTGCTGACGAACCACCCCCTCAAGCATGTGATGTCTCGACCGGAGGCCTCCGGAAGATTAATCAAATGGGCGGTTGAATTGGGGCAACATGATATCGAGTACCAGCCCAGGACGGCCCAGAAGGCACAGGTGCTCGCGGATTTCATCACAGAGTTATCCAGCGATCCGAAAGAATCTGAGGCTCCCGACCATACCTGTTCGAAGTGGATGCTGCATGTAGATGGGTCTTCGAATGCGAATAACGGAGGAGCGGGCATATTGATCCAAGGACCCGAGGGCATCGTGATAGAAGTAGCTGCTCGACTATCGTTCCCGGTAACGAACAATGAGGCGGAATATGAGGCATTGGTATTAGGGCTGGAGCTAGCGTATGAGGCAGGCGCTCGCGATCTAGAGGTTTTCACCGACTCTCAGCTGATCGCTATGCAAATTGAAGGGGCATACGAGACAAGAGAAAGAACCATGACACAGTACAAAGAGATCGCGCAGCAATTGATGGGAAAGTTTAACGGATGTACTGTTTCACAAGTTCCTCGAGCAGAAAATGACAAAGCAGATGCTCTGTCAAAATTTGGGGCAGCAATGGATGGAATCCGAGATCGCAAAATCACTGCAGTAGTGCGCGACCGGTCGGCACTCACGAGGGGAACAGAAATTCAGGTCGTATCAGAGGCCGAATCGTGGACGAGTGAGATCATACGGTACCTTGGAGAGGGCATCCTGCCCAACGACCCGCAAGCAGCAAAAAGAGTCAAATTTCGCGCGACCCGATTCACGTTGTTGGATGGTCAACTCTACAAACGAACAGTGGATGGCCCACTCCTAAAATGcttggagggagagagagcCCTGTACGTGATGCGGGAAATACACGAAGGAAGCTGCAGTAATCATTCGGGAGCGAGGTCGCTGGCTCAGAAGGTGATGCGGCAAGGTTATTTCTGGCCTACCTTGGTCGAAGATTCCAAGAACTTGGTCAGGAAATGCGAGAGTTGCCAGAAGTACGCTTCTTTGATACATCAACCGGCGACACCGATGGAGCCGATCAAGATAGCATGCCCGTTCGACCAGTGGGGAATTGACATCGTAGGACCATTTCCACCCGCACAAGCccaaaagaaattcatcattgtAGCGGTCGAATATTTCTCAAAGTGGGTCGAAGCAGAAGCGGTAGCCAAAATCTCGGAGAGGGAAGTCATCAATTTCATTTGGAAGAATATCATATGCAGATTTGGTATACCACGGATATTAATATCTGACAACGGCACGCAGTTCCAGggcaaaaaaattacagaatggTGCAAGGAGTTGAAGATCGCGCAACACTTCACAGCAGTCGCAAATCCTCAAGCGAATGGGCAGACCGAAGTGACGAACCGGACGATCCTGCAACATTTGAAGACTCGTCTCGAGACCAAGGGGTCGTGGGTCGACGAGCTGCCCGGCGTCTTGTGGGCTTACCGAACAACACCGCGGACCGCCACGGGTGAAACCCCTTTCTGTCTGGTGTATGGAACTGAGGCCATCATTCCTGCCGAAATAGGGGAGGAATCGCAAAGAGTTATGCAATATGAACCCGAGGCGAATCAAGCCGAGCGAAACTTCGACCTCACTGTCAtcgaagaaaaaagagaagctGCATATGCCCGAATCCTGCATCACAAGGGTCTAATGATGAAGAGCCATGATCGTAGAATTCGACCGCGCCAGCTGCAGGTAGGGGATCTCGTTCTGAAGAAGGTGGAGGCGTCAAAACATGTGGGTAAGCTAGAGCCACCCTGGGAAGGCCCTTACAAAGTGACCGAAATCAGAAAGAAGGGTACATACAGGTTGCAAGACATGCAAGGTCGCGATCTACCACGCCCTTGGAATATACAAAACCTGAAGAAGTTCTACGCCTGA
- the LOC105173390 gene encoding non-specific lipid-transfer protein 8, whose product MAYSTPAIRLLATTLVVVLLIAPATAITCSDVIKDLQPCVNYLKSGSGAPPAACCAGASNLASSATTTADKQTACSCLKTAAKNISLKPELAKSLPGNCGISLPFEVSPNVDCSKIS is encoded by the exons atGGCATACTCGACCCCAGCAATCCGCCTTCTGGCGACAACTCTTGTTGTCGTCCTTTTAATCGCACCGGCAACCGCTATCACATGCAGCGACGTGATCAAGGACCTGCAGCCTTGCGTTAACTATCTGAAGAGCGGGAGCGGAGCGCCACCAGCCGCATGCTGTGCTGGGGCCTCAAACCTAGCGTCGTCCGCCACGACCACGGCCGATAAGCAGACTGCTTGCAGCTGCCTCAAGACTGCTGCAAAGAACATCAGTCTCAAGCCTGAGTTGGCAAAGTCTCTGCCTGGGAATTGTGGGATCTCCCTCCCATTTGAAGTCTCACCCAATGTTGATTGCTCCAA GATCAGTTAA